AGACCTCCAATCAGAGGACAAAATACACTGGTTATAATCTCTAATATGAAAACTTAAAGCTTCTGCGAAAGTGGAAGTAACTGGTTACATTACCTCCTTAGGTAAAACTTGGGTGTAAAATATCTGCCTCAATagaaaaatcaaaccaaaaagaaaaaaaaagaaaaaaatgtgagTATGAATACTGCTGATAGGGCAGGGAAGAGAATGCAGAAAACAACCATCTCAAAATAGGAAGGCAAGTCTAAGACCAGCAACATTTAACTAAGTGAACCCATAAAGTCTAGAGGCAGGGTGTGTAGAATATAAATGATATGATGAGGGAGTAAAGATGAGATACTTACCCGGGCTGTGAATCAAGACAGCAAAGGAGCTGCCTTGATAAAAAAAGTGAAGAAGTGCAGGCTTTCACGAGCTTCTAACATAAGGTCCAATTCCAACTCCCTTAGATTGTTCAGTCTAGGGAAATTATCGGGGTAATCTAATGTGAACCAACTTGCCCTCATAGCCTGGACCAAGAAATTTATAAGACGTGTGTCAATATCATAAAAGCGAAATGCAACTTCAAGGGAAATTAAGGGGAAAAAGGATGTGCTTGTCAGAGTGGCATTACAACCTTACAAGGCACCTTTAGTTTAAGCTTCCTCAGCTTAGAGGAATAGCTTGTGTGCTTGTCAgcattaaaaataaaagaataacaaTAGTGACTTCCAATTGTTAGCTCAGATAACTGCGGAACATTCTGAAAAGGCACAAGTATATCAGGTCCTATGTATTTAAAAGACATTAGGTTTGGAGCATCAATCTCTAGACCCTTGACATTGTGACACCATGATATTTCCATGGACTTCAAACTTGGATGTGGGCCAGTAACTTTCAAATTCCGTAAACATTCAGAACCTGAAACACAGACTTGCTCGAGATATGGACAATTGGAGAGAAAAAACTCAAGGATCTCCTCCTTGGCATTGACACCGAACAGGCTAAGTGATTTCAGATTACAACAAAATCTGGAAAATTTGAGCTTGCAAATAACCCCAGACAGCAATTTCCCAATGTCAGGAAAATAATAAGTGCCAAAATGACATTCACAGCCAGCTTGTAagttcaattcaaataatttaacttcctTTTGAATTGCAAACTCAATCCAGCGATCAATTTCAGTTGTGGAACAACCACCAAAAAAGTTAAAACCAACTCGGAATTGATCTAAAGTTGTGGgtgtccgacacgggtgcggatctagaggtcggatccttcgagatataaattctaagattcggggataCGGATCCTAGTATGGATATGGGTGAGGGaatccggctaaaaataattcaaaaaaatagaaGTATAAAAATATCTccaaattatgagaaattttgtggaatacttacATATACCTTGTAAAATGTggatttcttttttgttttcaagttgtagataaataacaaattgatttcctagataaggtatgctattttattcaaatttaccctagttttggttctgatttcgggaatcaaattATATCTCGTATCGAATTTTTCTGTccgtcgtggtcaaagtacccaaaattatttgaccatatccggtacggatcccatacccacacccatactagtgtcgtgtcgacatgggtgcggcacctaaactgGCGTGTTGGACCCTGGTGCAATTTAAAAAACTTGATTTACCAACTTCATAATTTCGAGTGCTGCCTCCGGCCTTTTATCCACATCATAAAACTCAAGACAACCAGATGTATATTGCCATAAATATCTCCATCTACGAGAGATAAGGGAGGTTGTTGCTGCTTCCTTCAGGGATAAATATGAAAGAATGGCCACAAGCAACTCGTCCGACAATTTGTCAATCTTACACTCCACAGGATCCTACACACATAAAAAGGCAacaatattttcaataaaattgtgcccaagaaaatagaaaaaagctGGGAGGAAACCAGAATTACATGTCGAAGTCGAGCACGAGCGGTACGATGTTCTCCATAAACCATAGAAAATAGAAAAGTTTTCTTCTTTCAGAATTAAAATTAACCTCTCCCACGGCCCACCCCACAGAACAAAGACAGGCAAAGGTGGAGAGGACTAAACTTTGCCAAATCCATTAAGGATATAGCAAAATATCATTAAACAAGAGTCGATATTAAGCCCGCCCCGCTTATCAATTTTCATGTTTTCAACCCTCCCTGCCCTGCTtaagtttatttttttctttttttcactttGTTATTCATGTAGTCAAATGTTTTAAAAGTATTAAGAATCACTATTTTTACAGTTATAATAATTTAAATGTAGATAAAATGATGTATCAACTAACATTTTCATGGGTGAGTTACAGACAGTGGTGTGAAAATAAAGGATGCAAAACTATTTTTTAGTGAATTGTTCAGGAGATAGTATTTCGTCCCAAGACCTTCCAAATGCTTGagatggaaaaaaaaagaagacaagtTTACCGACTTGGCAACAAATTCATTTAATTGTCAAACATAGATGTAATATCAGTAGTGTTTGGATGTAAAGTATCTGTATTTTGATGATGTAATTACTGCTTATGAcagtactcatattttggtgatttggtaatttataaatataattattgcTTATTGATATTATACTTAAAGATTTGGATGCCACATAATGATTCAGGTTGTGTATGTTTTTTGTGATGTTATAGTGTGGCATCCAATTATCTATTTTAACTGTAACTTCTACTTAGATTGAAGTTGTATGAATCTCCAGTTATTTTTGTGTATCTTTTGTGTTTGTGTGTGCTAATTCAATAGCTGCTTTTGTGTATCTTTTATATCTTAAGTTTTATTTCCCCTGTTATTTTGTATTGTTTTGTGTTTGTGTGTGCTGATTTGGTATTGTATTTGTGTGTGTGCGTTGTAGAGGGACGTTAAAAATGTAGGGATGTCGCCATATTAATATGACAAATTAATGTCTATTAGGAAGACATTAGGGATCAATTGGCAGGGATCAATCCTgcattttttttttatctctattAGGGAAGACATTAGGGATGTCATTTGATGCTGCAATTCTGATGTAAAATGTTGCCAAAGAAGACTACAACAACATGAGCAGCATTTACATAGGGTTTAGGATGAAGAACAAAACACATCATATTAATGGAAAAATTGACTACATCCATTTTATCCGGTCAAATTGaaatataacataaaaaaattataacAACACTAATATAATACATCACTTCATCAATTGTGATACAACAAATCCAACCAACAGAGCACATAAAATCATAATCAACATCTTCATCTTCACATTTGCTTCCAATTATCTCTTTCTATCTTAACTGCATCCAATGAAGTATTCAAAGTCTAAATTTTAAATGTCGCTGCCTccaatttagcctttaaattactaattACCACCAATGTTTTATCCGGTAGCACATCATCGTTCCACTCCCAGTAACCACAAGAATCTTGCtgtaaaaccaaaaccaacaaagAGTAACCCTAAGATCCCCAACTAAAATATAAAGAGTAAAAGCTGAAAATTagaaaacaacaaaattaaaaatatgcaaaaaataaaacTTACTTCAGGTTTCAGACACTTGTAAAATCTCCTTCCAGGATTATCAATGCTTTTGGAGGTGAAAAAATTGATCATTTCATCGCAATAACATGTCCTCTTCGATGCACAACTTTTTTCCGACATTatataattcctaatggttagataAATATGAAACTAAGAAGAAATTAGGTGAGA
The nucleotide sequence above comes from Nicotiana tabacum cultivar K326 chromosome 12, ASM71507v2, whole genome shotgun sequence. Encoded proteins:
- the LOC107796411 gene encoding putative FBD-associated F-box protein At5g56430; this encodes MVYGEHRTARARLRHDPVECKIDKLSDELLVAILSYLSLKEAATTSLISRRWRYLWQYTSGCLEFYDVDKRPEAALEIMKFCCNLKSLSLFGVNAKEEILEFFLSNCPYLEQVCVSGSECLRNLKVTGPHPSLKSMEISWCHNVKGLEIDAPNLMSFKYIGPDILVPFQNVPQLSELTIGSHYCYSFIFNADKHTSYSSKLRKLKLKAMRASWFTLDYPDNFPRLNNLRELELDLMLEARESLHFFTFFIKAAPLLS